CAGCTTACAGAGCTCTTCAATCTTGGAAAACCGCAATCACAGAGGATCCATTAGGTGTTCTAAAGACATGGGTCGGTGAAGATGTTTGTACTTACAGAGGCGTGTTCTGTTCTGGCTCCTATGTTACCTCAATAGATCTAAACAAAGCGAATCTCAAAGGCACCATTGTCAAAGACCTCTCTTTGCTCTCGGACCTAACCATTCTCCATCTCAACAGCAACAGATTCTCAGGTCAAATCCCAGATTCTTTCAGGAATCTTGATTCACTTCAAGAACTCGATCTCAGCAACAACGGGTTCTCCGGTTCTTTCCCTCAAGTCACACTCTACATCCCAAACCTGGTTTACCTCGATCTCCGGTTCAACGATTTCACTGGTTCTATACCGGAGAGTCTTTTCAGCAAACAGCTAGACGCGATTCTCCTCAACGACAACCAGTTCACCGGAGAAATCCCCCGGAACCTCGGTTACTCGACAGCCTCGGTGATCAATCTCGCCAACAACAGATTATCCGGCGAAATACCGACGAGTTTCGGCATAACCGGTTCGAAATTGAAAGAGGTTCTGTTTCTTAATAACCAGTTAACCGGTTGTATACCGGAATCAGTTGGTTTGTTCTCCGACATTGAAGTCTTCGACGTTAGTTTCAACTCCTTGATGGGTCATGTCCCTGACACGATCTCTTGCTTGTCGGAGATTGAGGTTTTGAATCTCGGCCACAACAAATTCTCCGGCGATCTTCCCGATTTGGTTTGCGCTTTAAGGAATCTGATTAACCTGACcgtttctttcaatttcttctctGGGTTTAGCTCCCAGTGCTCGAGTCTTAGCGTCGGGTTTGATTTCACCGGGAATTGTATTCCCGGTAAGGGTTATCAGCGGTCGCAGCCGGATTGTTCTGCGATTCCCGGCGGTCAGTTGAGTTGTCTTAGAATTCCGACGCAGCCGTTAACTTGTGCTGGGATTGGCGTGGGATTGAAGGTGACGAAGTCACCATGAGAACGCAAAGTTGgaagcttttttattttgaaagttCTGTTGAGTTATTATGCAATGGTgctttttgttatgtttgatAGAAGAAAATGGTTTTTATCAGTTTACGTTATTAATCAACTGATTTTAGTAGAAACAAATTAGAAAGCTTATCTctgattttgaacattttttttgtaatgtgatgatctttctaaaaaaaataaaagttgttgttGACCCTAATGAGCAAATATTTGTTGGgatgaaatttattaatgttcgTTATTAAATGGTCTTTAATGTCTTCAAAGGAATTGGACATGTTGTTGGTCCAAAAAACTGGTGCTGTTTTGCTTAAACTGATTAATGGCAAAGATGACccattactttttctttctttgaagttGTTCAAGAATTCAAAACTGATACAAATATCCCTAGGAGGGATCCATGGTAATCACAAAAGAGAAGGCCATTGGGGCATCTCAAGCTACATATGATTGTCTTCCATCCTCCTTAGTCAATCTTCTATATAGCCATTAAGAAAGCTTCCATATTTTCACTTCTTAATGAAAGTATGTATATTGTTGGAAACAAAAGATGAGATCAAGACTTGTCTATGGTAAGGTAacaacataaaagaaaagaaaaaagacctCAATGGGCCATTGTTCAAGATAAGCCGAATTGCTTGAGAAGCATGGCttaaatctagggtttttgacACTTGATTAGATTTACCATGAGTTTGTAACACAAAGCCTTGCACGTCTAGAGTATATCGAGAATAGGCACACTTATGTGTGTGACGTTGCCCCACCGACGAGGGTTGACGATCTATTAGTGGTTTTGTGTGCAAAAATACAAATACGAGTGGTAGTCAGTGCCGGCCCAGCAAAAAATGAGGCCCAATacgtaaacattttttttaatggattttataagataaattttaaaagttaaaacaaaatcttaagAGCTCATAAAATAGAGGCCTATTTTTGGAATAATAGATAGATAAAGATTAAAATTTGAGACCAAATCTTGAATGTTTTGAAAAATGAGGcctatatttgtaatataaatatttagttggGCTTAacttttttactaaaaatttcaaaaaaattagaggCCCAATACGTTTGTGTCATAGGAATGTGCGGCGGGCCGGGCCTGGTGGTAGTATCCTCAATCCAAGTAGATAAAAGCAGTAAACACAAATATGTGCTAGTtatcaaaaacacaaatataaagttacaatatattttacGTTTTCATTTTAGTAGATTCAAAGACCAAGAAAATAGTTGAGCACTTGATTTACTTAGAAGATATCAAAATGGTAACGGATCATGCTCGAAAAATAATTTTGGCAAAAAACTAACGGAAATCAAGTGCTCAACTATTTTCATGCTTGAGAAATGATGTTGGAAAATGGTAACAGTCAAGATCAGAAATATGCCTTTACTTCTCCTTcaattcttcttcatctttcttttctttatgtcTATGCGACTGAAATCCCATGATTTTTGGGTCGCCAGATGAAATAGCGATGCCATCTATGCCTTTGTTTCAAAGAAGCGACTGTCGCTGGTTTTAAACCATGACAAAAATCTATGGAGAAGACGAtcatagaaaatattttgttacctaaaaaatctgaattttaattgggaattttccaaaattatagTTACACCCTCTAATATGTTAATAATTACAATATGATGTGTTAATAAAAGAGTCGCTGGTTTGAGTCGTGCGACCAACAAAAGAACAGGACCATTATCATCAAAAGAACAATAAGTTATATAGGCTTTGACCAGATACTCAATATCTAGTACTCATTGGTCATTTTAGACTCAAGTGTATGTTCTTATAATATGGTATgccaaaaattacaaaaactgattagaaaaacataaacaaattttaattttaaattcgaAACTGAAATAGGAACTTAAAGAGGTTTTGAACATTCAATTAACTGCAGACTGAATCATGTAAGAATGGTATTTGTATATTAGTATTTCAACCATAGAGTACTAGGGATAAAATTTGATTAGAGTCATTTCCCACAAGTGGATTAGGTTGACAATGAAAATATAGTCCACATAACCATTAACCTCTcacatttaatttgtttctctttttgccatgattttaatctatatatctatgtttttttttcttaattgagttttcaaattttgttgagaatttgttagaaatgccaTTTTTGAGATACCCCTTTCAaaagtacctttttttttgaacattttcatttttgttatcttttatacaattacaatatgaacattaatttttagaatttttttttaggtttgagttatctattttacATTTGGGGTATATTTTTTAGGGGATAGGGTTAGTATTTGGGTTTAAACCTTTAatggtttagaatttagtcattttatatattaaaaatggtatttttgaaaatggacaccaTGAAATGGTagttttgaaaagtgacatagaaataggggtatttttgaaaatcccccaattttgtttctattctcTTTAATAAACATTGTTTTACATCTATTTTAAAGAAGTATTTTCTCTAGTTTacgaaaaaatattttttgtaattattagtcATCGACctaaaatatattcattttttacaaACTTATCAATAAGGTTTCaacctttttatttatgttaaaaaaatgttacacattttatatatacagcTCTAGTGAATCTCagattcttttttaaaattttttttgataatgaaaTGTTGTAATAGAAATTAGAAACATACTAGTGGCATTTCTTTGTCAATTAGATAAGAAATTTATTAGTGTGACTTAGagtttttatacattaaaaataaaatatatttatatgtcaaactactaaaaaatagtttaatatatttaaaactctaTATATTTCAGTTAGTATATAAcctcatattaaaaaaattggccTAAAAGTTTGcatgatttaaaacaaaattacaatgtTCTCCATTTAAACAAGATATCTTTACTTGTATTAAATTTGtcattacaatttaaaaaacaataattgaaaagagaaatttaaacGCTCATAGTGTATTTATTTACCGAGAAAAGAAACTCtttctcattaattattttagttttgtaatatgTTATGATAGTTACGTTGggttttcaattacatataaatagtgtATGTAGCATTGTGTCTATGAtatcaaatacaaaacacaCTTCATTACATTCTTttcatataagaaataatagttGGTAAATTTCACGTATAAGCACATATGGCTAAATTTACCTCTCAGATTGCTATGTTATTCATTGTTGTAGCCTTGGTTTGCGCCTTTGTTCCTGTATTTTCGGTCGATGAATCTGAAGCAAAATCGTTATGGGATACTTGTCTTGTTAAAATCTCTCCTCACTGTGCCTTGGATATAATCGCCGTTGTTTTTGGAAATGCAACCATCAATGATTCTTGCTGCCACGATCTTGTTCAAGAAGGAAAAGTGTGTCACGATAATCTTATTAAGTATATTGCTGACAGACCAGCCTTAATTGCCCGTGAAACACTATATTTGAAGAAGAGGGACGACTTGTGGAGTCATTGCGTTGCAATCTCGAAAACtgcttaaattattttgattaaaaacttgATAGTTTTGGTGTAACATTTAATTTATCGGAAATATCCACTTCagtacttttacaaaaaataaaggaaaagtaAAGCTCTTTGaagataaataacataatttgtatttctaacaaatatGAGCTAGTTATCCTCAATTCAAGTAGATAAAAGCTTTAAACACAAATACGTGCTAGTtatcaaaaacacaaatataaagttacaatatattttacGTTTTCATTTTAGTAGattcaaaaaacaagaaaatagttGAGCACTTGATTTACTTAGAAGATATCAAAATGTTAACAGTGTGGGATCATGCTCAAAAAATGATGTTGGCAAAAAACAGACGTAAATCAAGTGCTCAACTATTTTCATGCTCGATAAATGATGTTGGAAAATAGTCAGAAATATGCCTTTACTTCTCCTTcaattcttcttcatctttcttttctttatgtcTATGCGACTGAAATCCCATGATTTTTGGGTCGCCAGATGAAATAGCGATGCCATCTATGCCTTTGTTTCAAAGAAGCGACTGTCGCTGGTTTTAAACCATGACAAAAATCTATGGAGAAGACGAtcatagaaaatattttgttacctaaaaaatctgaattttaattgggaattttccaaaattatagTTACACCCTCTAATATGTTAATAATTACAATATGATGTGTTAATAAAAGAGTCGCTGGTTTGAGTCGTGCGACCAACAAAAGAACAGGACCATTATCATCAAAAGAACAATAAGTTATATAGGCTTTGACCAGATACTCAATATCTAGTACTCATTGGTCATTTTAGACTCAAGTGTATGTTCTTATAATATGGTATgccaaaaattacaaaaactgattagaaaaacataaacaaattttaattttaaattcgaAACTGAAATAGGAACTTAAAGAGGTTTTGAACATTCAATTAACTGCAGACTGAATCATGTAAGAATGGTATTTGTATATTAGTATTTCAACCATAGAGTACTAGGGATAAAATTTGATTAGAGTCATTTCCCACAAGTGGATTAGGTTGACAATGAAAATATAGTCCACATAACCATTAACCTCTcacatttaatttgtttctctttttgccatgattttaatctatatatctatgtttttttttcttaattgagttttcaaattttgttgagaatttgttagaaatgccaTTTTTGAGATACCCCTTTCAaaagtacctttttttttgaacattttcatttttgttatcttttatacaattacaatatgaacattaatttttagaatttttttttaggtttgagttatctattttacATTTGGGGTATATTTTTTAGGGGATAGGGTTAGTATTTGGGTTTAAACCTTTAatggtttagaatttagtcattttatatattaaaaatggtatttttgaaaatggacaccaTGAAATGGTagttttgaaaagtgacatagaaataggggtatttttgaaaatcccccaattttgtttctattctcTTTAATAAACATTGTTTTACATCTATTTTAAAGAAGTATTTTCTCTAGTTTacgaaaaaatattttttgtaattattagtcATCGACctaaaatatattcattttttacaaACTTCTCAATAAGGTTTCaacctttttatttatgttaaaaaaatgttacacaTTTCATATATACAGCTCTAGTGAATCTcagattctttttaaaaatttttttgataatgaaaTGTTGTAATAGAAATTAGAAACATACTAGTGGCATTTCTTTGTCAATTAGATAAGAAATTTATTAGTGTGACTTAGagtttttatacattaaaaataaaatatatttatatgtcaaactactaaaaaatagtttaatatatttaaaactctaTATATTTCAGTTAGTATATAAcctcatattaaaaaaattggccTAAAAGTTTGCATGATTTAAAANNNNNNNNNNNNNNNNNNNNNNNNNNNNNNNNNNNNNNNNNNNNNNNNNNNNNNNNNNNNNNNNcatattctgattcaccgcttCAAATGCTTTACAGgccgctaactcaaaccacttgacttattccctccaacaagcttaccaaaaccttgaatctagcaaccctgtccatctccaatgaacttcatccaacatcgtcgtaacgattagtttatcctgccatgaaggcttctcgtgaacttatgtatctggcaaacatgcctttcccggctcaaacctgctgtaactccccttcccgggactccggcaccaccggcctcacaaaCCTGGCACAACAACCACACATTCACAACCgctcagcccctcgagctattggtattcaggggaatcaccatcccctcaggagcaacaatcNNNNNNNNNNNNNNNNNNNNNNNNNNNNNNNNNNNNNNNNNNNNNNNNNNNNNNNNNNNNNNNNNNNNNNNNNNNNNNNNNNNNNNNNNNNNNNNNNNNNNNNNNNNNNNNNNNNNNNNNNNNNNNNNNNNNNNNNNNGCTGGTTTTAAACCATGACAAAAATCTATGGAGAAGACGAtcatagaaaatattttgttacctaaaaaatctgaattttaattgggaattttccaaaattatagTTACACCCTCTAATATGTTAATAATTACAATATGATGTGTTAATAAAAGAGTCACTGGTTTGAGTCGTGCGACCAACAAAAGAACAGGACCATTATCATCAAAAGAACAATAAGTTATATAGGCTTTGACCAGATACTTAATATCTAGTACACATTGGTCATTTTAGACTCAAGTGTATGTTCTTATAATATAGTATgccaaaaattacaaaaactgattagaaaaacataaacaaatttcAATTCTAGATTCGAAAATGAAATAGGAATTTAAAGAGGTTTTGAACATTCAATTAACTGCAGACTGAATCATGTAAGAATGGTATTTGTATATTAGTatttgtgacaacccgtcccgtggatcctgctagcctcactgctaacccactagcccaccgctagccgcccaacggactccaagctggccctgcagggcatcgatcctaacccatcactgtggaaatccacatccaccagtaggttattggtgcgctagGCGTTCCCGAACTTTGGtacccaccctttaacaaccttcccacaggacaagttgccaccaattgactTTGTCatataaaaatcgatttttatttaacaacccgtcccgtggaccccactagcctcactgctagcctactagcctcactgctagccgcccaaacggaccccaagctggccctgcagggcatcgatcctaacccatcactgtggatatcccaatccaccagtaggttattggtgcgccaggcgttcctcgaaccctggtccccaccctttaacNNNNNNNNNNNNNNNNNNNNNNNNNNNNNNNNNNNNNNNNNNNNNNNNNNNNNNNNNNNNNNNNNNNNNNNNNNNNNNNNNNNNNNNNNNNNNNNNNNNNNNNNNNNNNNNNNNNNNNNNNNNNNNNNNNNNNNNNNNNNNNNNNNNNNNNNNNNNNNNNNNNNNNNNNNNNNNNNNNNNNNNNNNNNNNNNNNNNNNNNNNNNNNNNNNNNNNNNNNNNNNNNNNNNNNNNNNNNNNNNNNNNNNNNNNNNNNNNNNNNNNNNNNNNNNNNNNNNNNNNNNNNNNNNNNNNNNNNNNNNNNNNNNNNNNNNNNNNNNNNNNNNNNNNNNNNNNNNNNNNNNNNNNNNNNNNNNNNNNNNNNNNNNNNNNNNNNNNNNNNNNNNNNNNNNNNNNNNNNNNNNNNNNNNNNNNNNNNNNNNNNNNNNNNNNNNNNNNNNNNNNNNNNNNNNNNNNNNNNNNNNNNNNNNNNNNNNNNNNNNNNNNNNNNNNNNNNNNNNNNNNNNNNNNNNNNNNNNNNNNNNNNNNNNNNNNNNNNNNNNNNNNNNNNNNNNNNNNNNNNNNNNNNNNNNNNNNNNNNNNNNNNNNNNNNNNNNNNNNNNNNNNNNNNNNNNNNNNNNNNNNNNNNNNNNNNNNNNNNNNNNNNNNNNNNNNNNNNNNNNNNNNNNNNNNNNNNNNNNNNNNNNNNNNNNNNNNNNNNNNNNNNNNNNNNNNNNNNNNNNNNNNNNNNNNNNNNNNNNNNNNNNNNNNNNNNNNNNNNNNNNNNNNNNNNNNNNNNNNNNNNNNNNNNNNNNNNNNNNNNNNNNNNNNNNNNNNNNNNNNNNNNNNNNNNNNNNNNNNNNNNNNNNNNNNNNNNNNNNNNNNNNNNNNNNNNNNNNNNNNNNNNNNNNNNNNNNNNNNNNNNNNNNNNNNNNNNNNNNNNNNNNNNNNNNNNNNNNNNNNNNNNNNNNNNNNNNNNNNNNNNNNNNNNNNNNNNNNNNNNNNNNNNNNNNNNNNNNNNNNNNNNNNNNNNNNNNNNNNNNNNNNNNNNNNNNNNNNNNNNNNNNNNNNNNNNNNNNNNNNNNNNNNNNNNNNNNNNNNNNNNNNNNNNNNNNNNNNNNNNNNNNNNNNNNNNNNNNNNNNNNNNNNNNNNNNNNNNNNNNNNNNNNNNNNNNNNNNNNNNNNNNNNNNNNNNNNNNNNNNNNNNNNNNNNNNNNNNNNNNNNNNNNNNNNNNNNNNNNNNNNNNNNNNNNNNNNNNNNNNNNNNNNNNNNNNNNNNNNNNNNNNNNNNNNNNNNNNNNNNNNNNNNNNNNNNNNNNNNNNNNNNNNNNNNNNNNNNNNNNNNNNNNNNNNNNNNNNNNNNNNNNNNNNNNNNNNNNNNNNNNNNNNNNNNNNNNNNNNNNNNNNNNNNNNNNNNNNNNNNNNNNNNNNNNNNNNNNNNNNNNNNNNNNNNNNNNNNNNNNNNNNNNNNNNNNNNNNNNNNNNNNNNcggttcacggatgttataattctcccccaccaaactggattcgtcctcgaatcccaaacaaccatcagccaaggactcccgtgcaaccgtctccacggcccacactcctccgaccgatccaCAGAAGGTTACCTCTAGGCGTTaaactcacgctccaggcgtcatttgctcttgactttttggacttccctctactcataggcctaaaccttgagtttttattggctcctcatcagacctaagtctgcatgccaaatgatAAAAGGAAAAGTCCAAAACTNctaaaccttgagtttttattggctcctcatcagacctaagtctgcatgccaaatgatAAAAGGAAAAGTCcaaaactcgtctctcgggttgccaccctatggcgcgcccccggatcgtcatccgaagtcgatataccaaccatattcccaagccacaaagtctctgaatatggcagtactaggagaacctaagtcccccaagagtcgcgagcaaacaattctgaacacgtttgAGTCCTATCCTTATCCatgtttccttcccgtggctcgcgtaaaacatcctaatgtcctaccaaccacatatcccctcaccggGATACCCCATGACCANNNNNNNNNNNNNNNNNNNNNNNNNNNNNNNNNNNNNNNNNNNNNNNNNNNNNNNNNNNNNNNNNNNNNNNNNNNNNNNNNNNNNNNNNNNNNNNNNNNNAATGGTGGCCTTGGTTTGTCAGATATCATCACCCAAATTCAAGCTTCAAAGGACTCAGGAAGATCATCATACCGTGGCAATCTGTTGTCCGAGTCTCATCCTACCTTTTCATCCTTGACAGCGAAACGGGTCTCAGACAGAAATGAGAGAAGTTCTTTTGAGGAAAACAACGATGCCAGAGAGGCGAGGCGGTTTATGGCAGGTCATTTTGACCGACAGCAGATGGATACCGCATATAGAGATTTGAATTTCAGGGAATCAAGCGCTAGCCATGTTCCCAATTTCCAGAGGCCACTTTTGAGGAAGAATGTTGGGGGAAGAATGTCCGctgggaggaggaggagttttGATGATAGCCAATTGCAAGTTGGTGATATGTCAAATTATGTTGATGGTCCAGCTTCCCTGAACGAGGCCCTTAACGACGGACTGAACTCAAGTTCTGATTGGTGTGCTAGAGTTGCAGCTTTTAATTTTCTCCAAACTCTGCTGCAACAAGGCCCAAAAGGGGCTCAAGAAGTAATTCAAAGTTTTGAGAAAGTAATGAAACTATTTCTCCGGCATTTAGATGATCCTCACCACAAGGTCGCACAAGCAGCACTGTCGACACTTGCGGATCTTATACCATCTTGCCGAAAGCCTTTTGAGAGCTACATGGAAAGAGTCCTACCCCATGTCTTCTCACGGCTAATCGATCCTAAAGAGGTAGTTAGACAACCCTGCTCCTCAACCTTGGAAATTGTCAGCAAAACCTACAGTGTGGATTCCCTTTTACCTGCATTGCTTCGTTCACTGGATGAGCAGAGATCACCAAAGGCTAAATTAGCTGTCATTGAATTTGCCATCAACTCCTTCAACAGGTACGCTGGTAACCCTGAAATTTCGGGTAATAGTGGCATCTTGAAGTTGTGGCTGGCGAAGTTGACGCCATTAACCCGTGACAAAAATACCAAGTTGAAAGAAGCCTCCATTACTTGCATCATATCTGTTTATAATCATTATGATTCTGCGGGACTGCTAAATTACATTCTTAGTTTGTCGGTTGAGGAGCAGAACTCTCTGAGAAGATCACTCAAACAATATACTCCCCGCATCGAGGTGGACCTATTAAACTATATGCAGAGTAAAAAAGATAAACAGAGAATAAAGTCTTATGATCCATCTGATGCCATTGGGACATCGTCTGAAGAAGGGTATGCTGGTGCCTCCAAGAAGAATATATTCCTTGGACGGTATTCTGGGGGTTCAGTTGATAGTGATAGTGGCAGGAAGTGGAGTTCTTCCCAGGAGCCAACAATGATCACTGGTGGTGTTGGTCAAAGTGTTTCCAGTGGAACCCAGGAAAAGCTGTATCAGAACCTCAGAACTGGGATCAGTTCTGCTAGTGATCTGTTGAACACCAAGGATTCAGATTACACATTTGCTTCAGCTGGCCAGAATTTGATATCAAGAACTAGCCCTAATGGAAGCTCAGACAACATGGAAAACTTGGATGATTTATCTCCACCACATTTGGAGAAAAATGGTCTGAATCTGACAAGCGTTGATTCCTTGGAGGGAAGACATGAAAATGAGGTCCCTCGCGAATTAGATTTAGGTCAGTACATGCTTGCATCTATTAAGGTCAGCCCAACGCCGGAATCTGGACCTAGCATTCCTCAGATTCTACATATGGTTAGTAACTATTGTCACATCTGCTAAATGTCGTTATCTTTTACCTCTGGTACTAAACAGCATATCTAATGATTGTGCTTTCACAGATCAATGGGAGTGATGGAAGCCCTTCTTCGAGCAAGAAATCTGGACTCCAGCAATTAATTGAAGCCTCTGTAGCTAACGAGGAATCAGTTTGGACCAAGGTATACCTAATGAACCCTGGTTCCACTAGTTGGAGTAGTTGGTTGTGacatttatatcttatatagtACAGTTCTACTGTTAAGAGTTTAAGTCAATGAAATTTACAACGAAATTTAAGTCTTTGACTTGTAAGTAAAAACTTAGCACGCCAAACCATGTATTCACTAGTTGTGGTTTTTGTAAGTGATTCTCGTTCGTTTTGTTGTTCTGAGTCAGAAGTAGTCTATTTTTCGTAGTTGCTTTTGCCATGTACACTTGCCTATGAATCCTAATGGAGATTCCTCCTACTTTTCTATTCCCAGTACTTCAATCAAATTTTGACGGTTGTTCTTGAAGTGCTCGATGACGAAGATTTTTCAATCAGAGAGCTTGCTCTTTCGCTTATTTCTGAAATGCTAAAAAGCCAGGTTTGTTCCTTACTTAGCCTCATCAATCAAGCATCTCTAACACGTTAAGGATGGCTTTGTGAAATTACAAACACCTTTTCTTACTTGTATATATCTTGCTTATTAATTTCAGAAAGATGCCATGGAAGATTCTGTTGAAATAGTAATTGAAAAGCTGCTTCATGTATCAAAGGACACTGTTCCAAAAGTAAGGATTATACTCTCAAACCTTATTTTTGTGGATAAACTCCTTTCTATATGTCTCCAGATCTCATATGATAATATCTTTTCAGGTTTCTAGTGAAGCTGAGCAATGTCTGACCACGGTCTTGTCCCAATACGATCCTTTCAGATGTTTAAGTGTATGTACTTAGAGTTCCTCTCTTTTCACGGCTTCATTTGGttttatgcttttgtttctAGTTGATTAGTCTATAAGCAAAATACATTACTGCCTCAGGTTATTGTCCCACTATTGGTGACAGAAGATGAGAAAACTCTCGTCGCTTGCATAAATTGTTTAACGAAGGTAAGATTTCTGAATTTTACGGTATATTGTGTGTTTTCCCAGATTGTTAATACCAAGTTGGATATAGATGTAATCATCAGGTCTGACTGAAACAGTTTCATTGATTCTTGTGTACAGCTCGTGGGTAGGCTCTCGCAAGAGGAATTGATGGAGCAATTGCCATCTTTTTTGCCTGCGGTTTTTGAAGCATTTGGGAGCCATAGCGCAGATGTCCGCAAGGTAAAGgaattgagaaaaaacaaaacttaaaagttttaaactcaTACCAGTAACTTGAGACTTACGAAATCGGATAAAATTATCTGAGCTCTTTTGGGATATGTGTTTGTTGCAGACAGTGGTGTTCTGTCTggtagacatatatataatgcttGGGAAAGCATTTTCGCCGTATTTGGAAGGTCTAAACAGCACGCAGGTTCGTCTAGTGACCATCTACGCAAACCGGATCTCGCAGGCTAGAAACGGTCCCCCTATCGACGCAGACACCTGACGAGCTGCTTGTAATCATCGTTCATAGGGTTTCTCGTGTGTCTTGGGGTCATTAttcattattgtttattttgtatatgggtgtgtttcatttttttgggtGTAATTTTGCAAATTGGTCTTTTTCCAATGTTACGGTGTTGTGTGATTTATTTTGCTTTGTATTGGTTTATTATCtcctaaattttataaaactttgcATCTGATTATTACAATACCTTTATTAGTGAGCAAAACAAAGATCTATGATTAAAACTTCCCATGATCCCATCTGGACGTA
The Camelina sativa cultivar DH55 chromosome 15, Cs, whole genome shotgun sequence DNA segment above includes these coding regions:
- the LOC104747919 gene encoding CLIP-associated protein (The sequence of the model RefSeq protein was modified relative to this genomic sequence to represent the inferred CDS: added 1422 bases not found in genome assembly): MEEMYMQGGSQFREELQRHHLPSYRVKDINARLERIEPQQRSTDARSGHHVVNEVKASSVNPKKSSPRAKAPTRENSLFGGDADITEKPIDPIKVYSEKELIREFEKVAATLVPEKDWSMRISAMRRVEGLVAGGATDYSCFRGLLKQLVGPLSTQLADRRSTIVKQACHLLCLLSKELLGDFEACAEMFIPVLFKLVVITVLVIAESADNCIKTMLRNCKAARVLPRIAESAKHDRNAILRARCCEYALLTLEHWPDAPEIQRSVDLYEDLIRCCVADAMSEVRTTARMCYRMFAKTWPDRSRRLFSSFDPVIQRVINEEDGGIHRRHASPSVRERHSQPSFPQTSAPSNLPGYGTSAIVAMDRSSNLSTGGSLSSGLLLSQSKDVSKGSERSLESVLQSSKQKVSAIESMLRGLHVSDRQNPAALRSSSLDLGVDPPSSRDPPFHAAVPASNSYTSSATAESTHSINKGSNRNGGLGLSDIITQIQASKDSGRSSYRGNLLSESHPTFSSLTAKRVSDRNERSSFEENNDAREARRFMAGHFDRQQMDTAYRDLNFRESSASHVPNFQRPLLRKNVGGRMSAGRRRSFDDSQLQVGDMSNYVDGPASLNEALNDGLNSSSDWCARVAAFNFLQTLLQQGPKGAQEVIQSFEKVMKLFLRHLDDPHHKVAQAALSTLADLIPSCRKPFESYMERVLPHVFSRLIDPKEVVRQPCSSTLEIVSKTYSVDSLLPALLRSLDEQRSPKAKLAVIEFAINSFNRYAGNPEISGNSGILKLWLAKLTPLTRDKNTKLKEASITCIISVYNHYDSAGLLNYILSLSVEEQNSLRRSLKQYTPRIEVDLLNYMQSKKDKQRIKSYDPSDAIGTSSEEGYAGASKKNIFLGRYSGGSVDSDSGRKWSSSQEPTMITGGVGQSVSSGTQEKLYQNLRTGISSASDLLNTKDSDYTFASAGQNLISRTSPNGSSDNMENLDDLSPPHLEKNGLNLTSVDSLEGRHENEVPRELDLGQYMLASIKVSPTPESGPSIPQILHMINGSDGSPSSSKKSGLQQLIEASVANEESVWTKYFNQILTVVLEVLDDEDFSIRELALSLISEMLKSQKDAMEDSVEIVIEKLLHVSKDTVPKVSSEAEQCLTTVLSQYDPFRCLSVIVPLLVTEDEKTLVACINCLTKLVGRLSQEELMEQLPSFLPAVFEAFGSHSADVRKTVVFCLVDIYIMLGKAFSPYLEGLNSTQVRLVTIYANRISQARNGPPIDADT
- the LOC104747917 gene encoding leucine-rich repeat extensin-like protein 4, with amino-acid sequence MMMKKKKGTNFKLLCLLLFLGSIQTNGFGIGVGVGIGGGDGDGDDGVWIGAGGGNPNSNPGSAPKQQTTNAAYRALQSWKTAITEDPLGVLKTWVGEDVCTYRGVFCSGSYVTSIDLNKANLKGTIVKDLSLLSDLTILHLNSNRFSGQIPDSFRNLDSLQELDLSNNGFSGSFPQVTLYIPNLVYLDLRFNDFTGSIPESLFSKQLDAILLNDNQFTGEIPRNLGYSTASVINLANNRLSGEIPTSFGITGSKLKEVLFLNNQLTGCIPESVGLFSDIEVFDVSFNSLMGHVPDTISCLSEIEVLNLGHNKFSGDLPDLVCALRNLINLTVSFNFFSGFSSQCSSLSVGFDFTGNCIPGKGYQRSQPDCSAIPGGQLSCLRIPTQPLTCAGIGVGLKVTKSP
- the LOC104747918 gene encoding uncharacterized protein LOC104747918, producing MAKFTSQIAMLFIVVALVCAFVPVFSVDESEAKSLWDTCLVKISPHCALDIIAVVFGNATINDSCCHDLVQEGKVCHDNLIKYIADRPALIARETLYLKKRDDLWSHCVAISKTA